Proteins from a genomic interval of Pseudomonas anuradhapurensis:
- a CDS encoding sensor domain-containing diguanylate cyclase, translating into MFKTIEAHVRKQVAPAALRAEFRQHEFESMRPFCLLVFCVSILIWLVFDLIVSFLGGQGFTWLSCVFLALLGCLTLVLRFTRRSHHFDVLNLLFVAVITLGMRLVIEGIPVAQRPVWLVLGVSTVLYAVSVLPVRRWSFFCAMAITWVVLNPFYHTRIDADELEGAMLLSYAAFLSGLVIYSYVQMRKAKLHNFYLSKVLLEQAYVDTLTEIPNRRSFMTQAGDQLRLANAGQYLAMIDIDNFKRVNDRFGHDVGDEVLKRVAMHIKASMAGFEFARLGGEEFAVFFQGLDQQGVEQRVAGLCQRVREDIAEHPVTVSIGLARVAPGDSLTTALVRADRALYEAKRSGKDRFVLWSGTLADSD; encoded by the coding sequence ATGTTCAAGACCATCGAAGCGCACGTACGCAAGCAGGTCGCCCCAGCCGCCCTGCGCGCCGAGTTCCGCCAGCACGAATTCGAGTCCATGCGCCCGTTCTGCCTGCTGGTGTTCTGCGTCAGTATCTTGATCTGGCTGGTCTTCGACCTGATCGTCAGCTTCCTCGGCGGCCAGGGCTTCACCTGGCTGTCGTGCGTGTTCCTCGCCCTGCTCGGCTGCCTCACCCTGGTGCTGCGGTTCACCCGCCGCAGCCATCACTTCGATGTGCTCAACCTGCTGTTCGTCGCGGTGATCACCCTGGGCATGCGCCTGGTGATCGAAGGCATCCCGGTGGCCCAGCGCCCGGTGTGGCTGGTCCTCGGGGTGTCCACCGTGCTGTATGCCGTGTCGGTGCTACCGGTTCGACGCTGGTCGTTCTTCTGCGCCATGGCCATCACCTGGGTGGTGCTCAACCCGTTCTATCACACGCGTATCGACGCGGACGAGCTCGAAGGCGCCATGCTGCTGAGCTATGCCGCGTTCCTCAGTGGCCTGGTCATCTACAGCTACGTGCAGATGCGCAAGGCCAAGCTGCATAACTTCTATCTGTCCAAGGTGCTGCTGGAGCAGGCCTATGTCGACACCCTGACCGAAATCCCCAACCGCCGCTCGTTCATGACCCAGGCGGGTGACCAACTGCGCTTGGCCAACGCCGGGCAGTACCTGGCGATGATCGACATCGACAACTTCAAACGGGTGAATGACCGCTTTGGCCATGACGTGGGTGATGAAGTGCTCAAGCGCGTGGCCATGCATATCAAGGCGAGCATGGCCGGTTTCGAATTTGCCCGGCTGGGCGGTGAGGAGTTCGCGGTGTTTTTCCAGGGGCTGGACCAGCAAGGCGTCGAGCAGCGGGTGGCGGGTTTGTGCCAACGGGTGCGCGAGGACATTGCCGAGCACCCGGTGACCGTCAGCATCGGCCTGGCCCGGGTAGCCCCGGGAGACAGCCTGACCACGGCGCTGGTGCGCGCCGACCGGGCGCTGTATGAAGCCAAGCGCAGTGGCAAGGACCGCTTTGTGCTGTGGTCAGGCACGCTGGCAGACAGTGATTAG
- a CDS encoding ATP-binding protein, whose product MLKILVRLYLVIIVAYAGALLFIPDTIVGLFQERFMAYNLDQAKGVQALIVRQFRQAPREQWPAVEQELARDFAPLQLQLLRMDQAGLSEAEQARLEHGLHVVRIAEWGYYETVLAPLDKEWLVRLHSPPDPLDINVLSWGVTVLIGAVMLGCLLLWVWPHWRDLERLKETARRLGQGQMAERTHISPHSNIGELARVFDTMAGDLERHVNQQRELLNAVSHELRTPLTRLDFGLVLLFDEVPPASRKRLLELVGHVRELDELVLELLSYSRLYNADQARERVEVSLLELVDSVLGGFAEELDGRGIKWEVRAEGDLPRFVLDPRLTARAVQNLVRNAMRYCDESLLLRLRREEDGTCLVTVEDDGIGIPVEERERIFQPFYRLDRSRDRNTGGFGLGLAISRRAIEGQGGTLTVAQSALGGAQFRIRLPAG is encoded by the coding sequence ATGCTCAAGATCCTGGTGCGTCTGTACCTGGTCATCATCGTCGCCTATGCCGGCGCGCTGCTGTTCATCCCTGACACCATCGTCGGGCTGTTCCAGGAGCGCTTCATGGCCTACAACCTGGACCAGGCCAAGGGCGTGCAGGCGCTGATCGTGCGCCAGTTCCGCCAGGCCCCGCGCGAGCAGTGGCCGGCAGTGGAACAGGAGCTGGCCAGGGATTTCGCGCCGTTGCAATTGCAGCTGCTGCGCATGGACCAGGCCGGCTTGAGCGAGGCCGAGCAGGCGCGCCTGGAGCATGGCCTGCATGTGGTGCGCATCGCCGAGTGGGGCTACTACGAAACGGTGCTGGCACCGCTGGACAAGGAATGGCTGGTGCGCCTGCACTCACCCCCCGACCCGCTGGACATCAACGTGCTGTCGTGGGGGGTGACCGTACTGATCGGTGCGGTCATGCTCGGCTGCCTGCTGCTGTGGGTATGGCCGCACTGGCGCGACCTGGAGCGTTTGAAAGAAACCGCCCGGCGCCTGGGCCAGGGGCAGATGGCCGAGCGCACGCACATCTCGCCGCATTCCAACATCGGTGAGCTGGCCAGGGTGTTCGACACCATGGCTGGCGACCTGGAGCGCCACGTCAACCAGCAGCGCGAGCTGCTCAATGCGGTGTCGCACGAGTTGCGCACACCGCTGACCCGGCTGGATTTCGGCCTGGTGCTGCTGTTCGACGAAGTCCCTCCGGCCAGCCGCAAGCGCCTGCTGGAGCTGGTGGGGCACGTGCGCGAGCTGGACGAGCTGGTGCTGGAGTTGCTGTCCTACAGCCGTCTGTACAACGCCGACCAGGCCCGCGAGCGGGTCGAGGTGTCGTTGCTGGAGCTGGTCGACAGCGTACTCGGCGGCTTTGCCGAGGAACTCGATGGCCGCGGCATCAAGTGGGAAGTGCGCGCCGAAGGTGATTTGCCACGTTTTGTCCTGGACCCCAGGTTGACGGCGCGCGCGGTGCAGAACCTGGTGCGCAATGCCATGCGTTATTGCGACGAGAGCTTGTTGCTGCGTTTGCGCCGGGAAGAGGATGGTACCTGCCTCGTGACGGTGGAAGATGACGGGATTGGCATACCGGTGGAAGAGCGCGAGCGGATCTTCCAGCCGTTCTACCGGCTGGACCGCAGCCGTGACCGCAATACCGGTGGCTTTGGCCTGGGCCTGGCGATCAGCCGACGGGCGATCGAAGGGCAGGGCGGGACCTTGACCGTGGCACAGTCGGCGCTGGGCGGGGCGCAGTTCCGGATTCGCCTGCCTGCCGGGTGA
- a CDS encoding response regulator transcription factor yields MPNIFLVEDDSALSELIASYLQRNDFHVQVIARGDQVLDEYRRQKPDLVILDLMLPGIDGLQLCRLLRQESQSLPILMLTARDDSHDQVLGLEMGADDYVTKPCEPRVLLARVRTLLRRSSVHEPRLDNELIQIGGLRIDLAERTVSWRGEQVELSSGEYNLLVVLARNAGEVLNRDRILQQLRGIEFNGTDRSVDVAISKLRRKFDDNAGEARKIKTVWGKGYLFSRVEWEC; encoded by the coding sequence ATGCCAAATATTTTCCTGGTCGAAGATGACAGCGCCCTGTCCGAACTGATCGCCAGCTACCTGCAACGCAACGACTTCCATGTCCAGGTGATCGCCCGTGGCGATCAGGTGCTTGACGAGTACCGCCGGCAAAAGCCCGACCTGGTCATCCTCGACCTGATGCTGCCGGGCATCGATGGGCTGCAGCTGTGCCGCCTGTTGCGCCAGGAATCACAGAGCCTGCCGATCTTGATGCTGACCGCTCGCGATGACAGCCATGACCAGGTCCTGGGCCTGGAAATGGGCGCCGACGACTATGTGACCAAACCCTGCGAGCCGCGCGTGCTGCTGGCCCGCGTGCGCACCCTGCTGCGCCGCAGCAGTGTGCATGAACCGCGCCTGGACAACGAGCTGATCCAGATCGGCGGCCTGCGCATCGACCTGGCCGAGCGCACAGTGAGCTGGCGCGGCGAGCAGGTGGAGCTGTCCAGTGGTGAATACAACCTGCTGGTGGTGCTGGCGCGCAATGCCGGCGAGGTGCTGAACCGCGACCGCATCCTGCAGCAGCTGCGCGGCATCGAGTTCAACGGCACCGACCGCTCGGTGGACGTGGCCATTTCCAAGCTGCGACGCAAGTTCGACGACAACGCTGGCGAGGCGCGCAAGATCAAGACCGTATGGGGCAAGGGCTACCTGTTCAGCCGCGTCGAGTGGGAGTGCTGA
- a CDS encoding efflux RND transporter periplasmic adaptor subunit produces MSTTLPPRLRPLALLAFLSLSLAGCDDSAEQEVQAPTPQVRVETLQLQPLAISSELSGRILAPRTAEVRARVAGVVLKRVYREGSDVKQGDVLFLIDPAPFKADHDSARATLAKAEATLYQARLQEQRYRELVDDKAVSRQEYDNARAAFLQADAAVAEARAALERARLNLGYATVTAPISGRIGRALVTEGALVGQNETTPLATIQQLDPIHADVTQSTRELNALRRALRAGELQQVGDGQARATLIQDDGSAYPLPGKLLFSDISVDPSTNQITLRSEFPNPDLDLLPGSYVRVRLEQAVQPKGLSVPQRAILRDSAGVPKVLVVDPQARVSDRQVVLGSAQGDRWIVSEGLAPGERVVVEGLQHVKAGDQVQVDNASGAPPIAQHTGQ; encoded by the coding sequence ATGTCTACTACCCTCCCCCCACGCTTGCGCCCGTTGGCGCTTTTGGCGTTCCTGAGCCTGTCCCTGGCCGGCTGCGACGACAGCGCCGAACAGGAAGTACAGGCCCCCACCCCGCAAGTGCGGGTGGAAACCCTGCAACTGCAACCTCTGGCCATCAGCAGCGAACTCAGCGGTCGCATCCTGGCGCCGCGCACCGCCGAAGTCCGCGCCCGGGTGGCTGGCGTGGTGCTCAAGCGGGTGTACCGCGAAGGCAGCGACGTCAAGCAAGGCGATGTGCTGTTCCTGATCGACCCGGCGCCGTTCAAGGCCGACCATGACAGCGCCCGCGCCACCCTGGCCAAGGCCGAGGCCACGCTGTACCAGGCACGCCTGCAAGAGCAGCGCTACCGTGAGCTGGTCGACGACAAGGCCGTCAGCCGCCAGGAATACGACAACGCCAGGGCGGCGTTCCTGCAGGCCGATGCCGCCGTCGCCGAAGCCAGGGCCGCCCTGGAGCGTGCCCGCCTGAACCTGGGCTACGCCACCGTGACCGCACCGATATCCGGCCGTATCGGTCGCGCCCTGGTCACCGAAGGCGCGCTGGTCGGGCAGAACGAGACTACGCCGCTGGCGACCATCCAGCAGTTGGACCCGATCCACGCCGATGTCACCCAGTCGACGCGTGAACTCAACGCCTTGCGCCGGGCCCTGCGAGCGGGTGAGCTGCAGCAGGTCGGTGACGGTCAGGCCCGTGCCACGCTGATCCAGGACGATGGCAGCGCCTATCCGTTGCCGGGCAAGCTGCTGTTCTCCGATATCAGCGTCGACCCCAGCACCAACCAGATCACCCTGCGCAGCGAGTTCCCCAACCCGGACCTCGACCTGCTGCCCGGCAGCTACGTACGCGTGCGCCTGGAGCAGGCCGTGCAGCCCAAAGGCCTGAGCGTGCCGCAACGCGCCATCCTGCGCGACAGTGCTGGCGTGCCCAAGGTACTGGTGGTCGACCCACAGGCCCGGGTCAGCGATCGCCAGGTGGTCCTGGGCAGCGCCCAGGGCGACCGCTGGATCGTCAGCGAAGGCCTGGCGCCCGGCGAGCGGGTGGTGGTCGAGGGCCTGCAACACGTCAAGGCCGGTGACCAGGTGCAGGTCGACAATGCATCCGGGGCGCCGCCCATCGCACAGCACACTGGCCAGTGA
- a CDS encoding efflux RND transporter permease subunit: MPQFFIDRPVFAWVVALFILLAGALAIPQLPVAQYPNVAPPQVEIYAVYPGASAATMDESVVSLIEQELNGADNLLYFESQSSLGSATITATFAPGTNPDLAQVDVQNRLKVVESRLPRPVTQQGLQVEKVSTGFLLLATLTSEDGKLDETALSDILARNVMDEIRRLKGVGKAQLYGSERAMRIWIDPRKLIGFNLTPNDVAAAVAAQNIQVAPGSIGDLPGRSTQEITANVVVKGQLSTPEEFAAIVLRANPDGSSVTIGDVARVEIGAQEYQYGTRLNGKPATAFSVQLAPGANAMETATLVRAKMHDLARYFPAGVKYDIPYDTSPFVKVSIEQVINTLFEAMLLVFAVMFLFLQNLRYTLIPTLVVPVALMGTFAVMLAMGFSVNVLTLFGMVLAIGILVDDAIVVVENVERIMAEEGLPPKAATRKAMGQISGAIVGITLVLVAVFLPMAFMPGSVGVIYQQFALSMAVSILFSAFLALSLTPALCATLLKPVAKGEQHERKGFFGWFNRRFEDMSNGYQRWVMQALRRSGRYLLVYAVLLAVLGYGFSQLPTAFLPTEDQGYTITDIQLPPGASRMRTEQVAAQIEAHNAEEPGVGNTTLILGFSFSGSGQNAALAFTTLKDWSERGGDDSAQSIADRATLAFAQLKDAVAFSVLPPPIDGLGESTGFEFRLQDRGGMGHAALMAARDELLANAGKSKVLANVREASLAESPQIQLEIDRRQANALGVSFADIGTVLDVAVGSSYVNDFPNQGRMQRVVVQAEGDQRSQVEDLLRIHVRNDSGKMVPLGAFVQARWVSGPVQLTRYNGYPAVSISGEPAAGYSSGEAMAEIERLVAQLPAGSGLEWTGLSLQERLSGSQAPMLMALSLLVVFLCLAALYESWSIPTAVLLVVPLGVLGAVLAVTLRGMPNDVFFKVGLITLIGLSAKNAILIIEFAKSLVDQGVDAVDAAVQAARLRLRPIVMTSLAFILGVVPLAIASGASSASQQAIGTGVIGGMLSATLAVVFVPVFFVVVMRLAGRRQARDSDIPSVASER, encoded by the coding sequence ATGCCGCAATTCTTCATCGACCGCCCGGTATTCGCCTGGGTGGTCGCACTGTTCATCCTGCTCGCCGGCGCGCTGGCCATCCCGCAGCTGCCGGTGGCCCAGTACCCCAATGTGGCACCGCCGCAAGTGGAGATCTACGCCGTGTACCCGGGCGCCTCGGCGGCGACCATGGACGAAAGCGTGGTCAGCCTGATCGAGCAGGAGCTCAACGGCGCCGACAACCTGCTGTACTTCGAGTCGCAGAGCAGCCTGGGCAGCGCCACCATCACCGCCACCTTCGCCCCGGGCACCAACCCGGACCTGGCCCAGGTCGACGTGCAGAACCGCTTGAAAGTGGTCGAGTCGCGCCTGCCGCGCCCGGTCACCCAGCAAGGGCTGCAGGTGGAGAAGGTATCCACCGGTTTCCTGCTGCTGGCCACGCTCACCTCCGAGGACGGCAAGCTCGACGAAACCGCGCTGTCGGATATTCTTGCGCGCAACGTGATGGATGAGATCCGCCGCCTCAAGGGCGTCGGCAAGGCCCAGCTGTACGGCTCGGAGCGCGCCATGCGCATCTGGATCGACCCGCGCAAGCTGATCGGCTTCAACCTCACGCCCAACGACGTGGCTGCGGCGGTCGCGGCGCAGAACATCCAGGTTGCGCCTGGCAGCATCGGCGACCTGCCCGGCCGCAGCACCCAGGAAATCACCGCCAACGTGGTGGTCAAGGGCCAGTTGAGCACCCCCGAGGAATTCGCCGCCATTGTCCTGCGCGCCAACCCGGACGGCTCCAGCGTTACCATCGGTGATGTCGCCCGGGTCGAGATCGGCGCCCAGGAGTACCAGTACGGCACCCGCCTCAACGGCAAGCCGGCCACCGCCTTCAGCGTGCAGCTGGCGCCGGGGGCCAACGCCATGGAAACCGCCACGTTGGTGCGGGCAAAGATGCACGACCTGGCGCGCTACTTCCCCGCAGGCGTGAAGTACGACATCCCCTACGACACCTCACCGTTCGTCAAGGTGTCGATCGAGCAGGTGATCAACACCCTGTTCGAGGCCATGCTGCTGGTGTTCGCGGTGATGTTCCTGTTCCTGCAGAACCTGCGCTACACCCTGATCCCCACCCTGGTGGTGCCGGTGGCGCTGATGGGCACCTTTGCCGTCATGCTGGCCATGGGCTTCTCGGTCAACGTACTGACCCTGTTCGGCATGGTGCTGGCCATCGGCATCCTGGTCGACGATGCCATCGTGGTGGTGGAGAACGTCGAGCGGATCATGGCCGAGGAAGGCCTGCCGCCGAAAGCGGCCACGCGCAAGGCCATGGGCCAGATCAGCGGCGCGATAGTCGGCATCACCCTGGTGCTGGTCGCAGTGTTCCTGCCCATGGCCTTCATGCCAGGCTCGGTGGGCGTGATCTACCAGCAGTTCGCGCTGTCGATGGCGGTGTCGATCCTGTTCTCGGCATTTCTTGCCCTCAGCCTCACCCCGGCACTGTGCGCCACCCTGCTCAAGCCGGTGGCCAAAGGCGAGCAGCATGAGCGCAAAGGTTTCTTCGGCTGGTTCAACCGCCGTTTCGAGGACATGAGCAACGGCTACCAGCGCTGGGTGATGCAGGCGCTCAGGCGCAGTGGCCGCTACCTGCTGGTGTACGCGGTGCTGCTGGCCGTGCTGGGCTATGGCTTCAGCCAGTTGCCGACGGCGTTCCTGCCTACCGAAGACCAGGGCTACACCATCACCGACATCCAGCTGCCACCAGGCGCCAGCCGCATGCGCACCGAACAGGTGGCGGCCCAGATCGAGGCGCACAACGCCGAGGAGCCAGGCGTGGGCAACACCACGCTGATTCTCGGCTTCAGCTTCTCGGGTAGCGGGCAGAACGCGGCGCTGGCCTTCACCACGCTCAAGGACTGGTCCGAGCGCGGTGGCGATGACAGCGCCCAGTCGATCGCCGACCGTGCCACCCTGGCCTTCGCCCAGCTCAAGGACGCCGTGGCGTTCTCCGTGCTGCCGCCACCGATCGACGGCCTCGGTGAGTCGACCGGCTTCGAGTTCCGCCTGCAGGACCGCGGCGGCATGGGCCACGCCGCACTGATGGCCGCCCGCGACGAGCTGCTGGCCAATGCGGGCAAGAGCAAGGTCCTGGCCAACGTGCGCGAAGCGTCGCTGGCGGAAAGCCCGCAGATCCAGCTGGAAATCGACCGCCGCCAGGCCAACGCCCTGGGCGTATCGTTCGCCGATATCGGCACGGTCCTGGACGTGGCCGTGGGCTCCAGTTACGTCAACGACTTCCCCAACCAGGGCCGCATGCAGCGGGTGGTGGTGCAGGCCGAAGGCGACCAGCGCAGCCAGGTCGAGGACCTGCTGAGGATCCACGTGCGCAACGACAGCGGCAAGATGGTGCCGTTGGGTGCATTCGTCCAGGCCAGATGGGTCAGCGGCCCGGTGCAGCTGACGCGTTACAACGGCTACCCGGCAGTGTCGATTTCCGGCGAGCCGGCGGCCGGCTACAGCTCGGGCGAAGCCATGGCCGAGATCGAGCGCCTGGTGGCCCAGCTGCCGGCCGGTTCCGGCCTGGAATGGACCGGCCTGTCGCTGCAGGAACGGCTGTCCGGCAGCCAGGCGCCGATGTTGATGGCGCTGTCGTTGCTGGTGGTGTTCCTGTGCCTGGCGGCACTGTACGAAAGCTGGTCGATCCCGACCGCAGTGCTGCTGGTGGTGCCGCTTGGGGTACTCGGCGCGGTGCTGGCCGTGACCCTGCGCGGTATGCCCAACGACGTGTTCTTCAAGGTTGGCCTGATCACCCTGATCGGTTTGTCGGCGAAGAACGCCATTCTCATCATCGAGTTCGCCAAGAGCCTGGTCGACCAGGGCGTCGATGCCGTTGACGCCGCCGTGCAAGCCGCACGCCTGCGCCTGCGCCCGATCGTGATGACCTCGCTGGCGTTCATTCTTGGCGTGGTCCCCCTGGCCATCGCCAGCGGCGCCAGCTCGGCCAGCCAGCAGGCGATCGGCACCGGGGTGATCGGCGGCATGCTGAGCGCCACCCTGGCGGTGGTGTTCGTGCCGGTGTTCTTCGTCGTGGTGATGCGCCTGGCCGGGCGCCGCCAAGCGCGTGATAGCGACATACCGAGCGTGGCCAGCGAGCGCTGA
- the mobA gene encoding molybdenum cofactor guanylyltransferase MobA, whose translation MPDALPPCSILILAGGRGQRMGGRDKGLIDWQGEPLVAHVQRVVRPLSDDLVISCNRNQQAYRAYADQLVGDAEADYPGPLAGVIAGLKVARHEWVVLLACDAPLVDRGLIEDLLRLAVPRDSAAMVRQGGYWQPMFSVLPRRLLPVLEQAWAAGERSLQKALLREAVQGLECSDDDRRLSNFNSPELLQG comes from the coding sequence ATGCCTGATGCACTGCCACCCTGCTCGATCCTCATTCTTGCCGGCGGCCGCGGCCAGCGCATGGGCGGCCGCGACAAGGGCCTGATCGACTGGCAGGGCGAACCGCTGGTGGCGCATGTGCAGCGCGTGGTACGCCCGCTCAGCGATGACCTGGTGATTTCCTGCAACCGTAACCAGCAGGCCTACCGGGCGTATGCCGACCAGTTGGTGGGCGATGCCGAGGCGGACTACCCCGGGCCGTTGGCGGGGGTGATTGCCGGGCTCAAGGTGGCGCGGCATGAATGGGTGGTGCTGCTGGCCTGTGATGCGCCGCTGGTTGACCGGGGGTTGATCGAGGACCTGCTGCGGCTGGCGGTGCCCCGTGACAGTGCGGCCATGGTGCGCCAGGGTGGCTACTGGCAGCCAATGTTCAGCGTGTTGCCACGTCGGCTGTTGCCGGTGCTGGAGCAGGCCTGGGCAGCGGGTGAACGGAGTTTGCAGAAGGCCTTGCTGCGTGAAGCGGTGCAAGGGCTGGAATGTAGTGACGATGATCGCAGGTTGAGCAACTTCAACAGCCCGGAGCTGTTGCAAGGCTGA
- a CDS encoding fatty acid CoA ligase family protein — MPQPSYSQGNQDKALLSQCIGDAFDATVARFPDREALVVRHQALRYTWRQLAAAVDQHARALMALGVQPGDRLGIWAPNCAEWCITQFASAKVGAILVNINPAYRSSELDYALGQSGCRWVICADAFKTSDYNAMLLGLVPGLASDQPGALICDRFPELRGVVSLAAAPPPGFLAWHELQARATAVSREALAERQAQLRCDDPINIQYTSGTTGFPKGATLSHSNILNNGYMVGESLGLTEHDRLVVPVPLYHCFGMVMANLGCMTHGSTLIYPSDAFDPLATLRAVAEERATALYGVPTMFIAELDHPQRGEFDLSSLRTGIMAGATCPIEVMRRVIGEMHMAEVQIAYGMTETSPVSLQTGASDDLERRVTSVGRTQPRLENKVIDGAGATVPRGEIGELCTRGYSVMLGYWNNPEATAESLDQDGWMHTGDLAVMDEQGYVRIVGRSKDMIIRGGENIYPRELEEFFFTHPAVADVQVIGVPCSKYGEEIVAWVRLHPGHTASVEELRDWAKARIAHFKVPRYFRFVDEFPMTVTGKVQKFRMREISVEELAAG; from the coding sequence ATGCCCCAGCCAAGCTACTCCCAGGGTAACCAGGACAAAGCCCTGCTCAGCCAATGCATCGGCGATGCCTTCGACGCCACCGTCGCCCGCTTCCCCGATCGCGAAGCCTTGGTAGTCCGCCACCAGGCCCTGCGCTACACCTGGCGCCAACTGGCCGCTGCAGTTGACCAGCACGCCCGCGCCCTGATGGCCTTGGGCGTGCAACCCGGCGACCGCCTGGGCATCTGGGCACCCAACTGCGCCGAATGGTGCATCACCCAGTTCGCCAGTGCCAAGGTTGGCGCGATCCTGGTCAACATCAACCCGGCCTACCGCTCCAGCGAACTGGACTACGCCCTTGGCCAGTCCGGCTGCCGCTGGGTGATCTGCGCCGACGCTTTCAAGACCTCCGATTACAACGCCATGCTGCTGGGCCTGGTACCGGGTCTGGCCAGCGACCAGCCGGGCGCCCTGATCTGCGATCGCTTCCCCGAGTTGCGCGGTGTTGTCAGCCTGGCTGCCGCGCCACCGCCGGGCTTTCTCGCCTGGCACGAGCTGCAGGCGCGTGCCACGGCTGTCAGCCGTGAAGCCTTGGCCGAGCGCCAGGCACAGCTGCGCTGCGACGACCCGATCAATATCCAGTACACCTCGGGCACCACCGGTTTCCCGAAAGGCGCCACCCTGAGCCACAGCAACATCCTCAACAACGGCTACATGGTCGGTGAAAGCCTCGGCCTGACCGAGCATGACCGGCTGGTGGTGCCGGTGCCGCTGTACCACTGCTTTGGCATGGTCATGGCCAACCTTGGCTGCATGACCCACGGCAGTACCCTGATCTACCCCAGCGACGCGTTCGACCCGCTGGCCACGCTACGTGCGGTCGCCGAAGAGCGGGCCACTGCGCTGTATGGCGTGCCGACCATGTTCATCGCCGAACTGGATCACCCGCAGCGTGGCGAATTCGACCTGTCCAGCCTGCGCACCGGGATCATGGCGGGCGCCACCTGTCCTATCGAGGTGATGCGCCGGGTGATCGGCGAGATGCACATGGCCGAGGTGCAGATTGCCTATGGCATGACCGAGACCAGCCCGGTATCGCTGCAGACTGGTGCCAGCGACGACCTGGAACGTCGCGTGACCAGTGTGGGGCGCACCCAGCCGCGGTTGGAGAACAAAGTGATCGATGGCGCCGGCGCCACCGTGCCGCGCGGCGAGATCGGTGAGCTGTGTACGCGCGGTTACAGTGTGATGCTGGGCTATTGGAACAACCCCGAGGCCACCGCCGAAAGCCTTGACCAGGACGGCTGGATGCACACCGGCGACCTGGCGGTAATGGACGAGCAGGGCTATGTGCGTATTGTCGGGCGCAGCAAGGACATGATCATTCGCGGCGGCGAAAACATCTATCCGCGCGAGCTGGAGGAGTTCTTCTTCACCCACCCGGCGGTGGCCGATGTGCAGGTGATTGGCGTGCCCTGCAGCAAGTACGGCGAAGAGATCGTGGCCTGGGTGCGGCTGCACCCGGGGCATACGGCCAGTGTGGAGGAACTGCGCGATTGGGCGAAGGCGCGGATAGCGCACTTCAAGGTGCCCCGGTACTTCCGCTTTGTCGATGAATTCCCGATGACGGTGACCGGCAAGGTGCAGAAGTTCCGCATGCGCGAGATCAGTGTCGAAGAGCTGGCTGCCGGGTAA
- the peaD gene encoding quinohemoprotein amine dehydrogenase subunit beta, translated as MKAGRCASLALTIAATACAGLVQAADTGPALKAGHEYMIVTNYPNNLHVVDVASDTVYKSCVMPDKFGPGTAMMAPDNRTAYVLNNHYGDIYGIDLDTCKNTFHANLSSVAGEVGKSMYSFAISPDGKEVYATVNPTQRLNDHYVVKPPRLEVFSTADGLQAKPVRTFPMPRQVYLMRAADDGSLYVAGPDIYKMDVKTGKYTVALPLRNWNRKGYSAPDVLYFWPHQSPRHEFSMLYTIARFKDDKQDPATAELLYGYLSVDLKTGRTHTQEFADLTELYFTGLRSPKDPNQIYGVLNRLAKYDLKQRKLIKAANLEHTYYCVTFDKKGDKLYLGGTFNDLAVFNPDTLEKVKNIKLPGGDMSTTTPQVFIR; from the coding sequence ATGAAAGCTGGACGCTGCGCGTCACTCGCGCTCACCATCGCCGCCACGGCCTGTGCCGGGCTGGTACAGGCCGCCGACACCGGGCCGGCGCTGAAGGCTGGCCACGAATACATGATCGTGACCAACTACCCGAACAACCTGCACGTGGTCGATGTGGCCAGCGACACGGTGTACAAGAGCTGCGTGATGCCCGACAAGTTCGGCCCAGGCACCGCGATGATGGCGCCGGACAACCGTACCGCCTACGTGCTCAACAACCACTACGGTGACATCTACGGCATCGACCTGGACACCTGCAAGAACACCTTCCATGCCAACCTGTCCAGCGTGGCGGGCGAGGTCGGCAAGTCGATGTACTCGTTTGCCATCAGCCCCGACGGCAAGGAAGTCTATGCCACGGTCAACCCGACCCAGCGACTGAACGACCACTACGTGGTCAAGCCACCGCGGCTGGAAGTGTTCAGCACTGCCGATGGCCTGCAGGCGAAGCCCGTGCGCACCTTCCCGATGCCGCGCCAGGTGTACCTGATGCGTGCGGCGGACGACGGCAGCCTGTACGTCGCCGGGCCGGACATCTACAAGATGGATGTGAAGACCGGCAAGTACACGGTGGCCTTGCCGCTGCGCAACTGGAACCGCAAAGGCTACAGCGCCCCGGACGTGCTGTACTTCTGGCCGCACCAGAGCCCGCGCCATGAGTTCTCGATGCTGTACACCATTGCCAGGTTCAAGGATGACAAGCAGGACCCGGCCACTGCCGAGCTGCTGTATGGCTACCTGAGCGTCGACCTGAAGACCGGCAGGACCCACACCCAGGAATTCGCCGACCTGACCGAGCTGTACTTCACCGGGCTGCGTTCGCCAAAAGACCCGAACCAGATCTACGGCGTACTCAACCGCCTGGCCAAGTACGACCTCAAGCAGCGCAAGCTGATCAAGGCGGCTAATCTGGAGCACACCTATTACTGCGTCACGTTCGACAAGAAGGGCGACAAACTGTACCTGGGCGGCACCTTCAACGACCTGGCGGTGTTCAACCCGGATACGCTGGAGAAAGTGAAGAACATCAAGTTGCCGGGTGGTGACATGTCGACCACGACGCCGCAGGTGTTCATTCGTTAA